One stretch of Candidatus Omnitrophota bacterium DNA includes these proteins:
- a CDS encoding TonB family protein — translation MKKQIIAAFTLVLFLSMACDPILQMIAEAQDSAMPPTSELAGIQSDQESGKVSLDLKGMDIVEVIKMLATKGNLNVVLGTDVKGKVTIFLKSVNLMDALDIILIANNLAYDRRGDIIYIMSQRDYERMYGEKYAEKKEAMIFRLKYAKAADIGKALNQIKTKVGKIIIDEGSNTIVAMDNPSAIVRMNETIQSIDTPTVTKIFELRYAKATDMKDKVVESLTKGMGTIQIDERTNKIAITDLEKKLQDIEKMIVAFDDKSQQVLIEAKILQITLSDQLKLGVDWTSVIKQLQKEINLKSAFQLAAFNAFGPPGAEMLIGSLGDSGDVNIMIQVLKTIGDTNLLSSPRITALNNQEAKILIGTSQPYATNTVTQTTGTATTGTNISFLDIGVKLYVTPTINKDGFITMKIRPEVSSTNSNYTYGTPATTIPVVQTTQAETSVSIKDGATIIIGGLIKDQRTETVNKIPILGDLPIIKYAFSNTDVKVEKQELVIFLTPHIISGESDYMDPPKTPPIDEGRFTVPEKPAFERRDEVSMKPGMFKGAKKYQSEEDSSMGPVKKSTMETVSIASTSQEYYYSVKNKIIEHISLPKDAKYSQIKGKVKLSFFLTPAGKVTRGPDILESSNHELDDIALRAVKRAGSFSVFPEDMGRGEKRFVMDIAFE, via the coding sequence ATGAAAAAACAAATTATAGCCGCATTTACCCTGGTTTTATTTTTAAGTATGGCTTGCGACCCAATATTGCAGATGATTGCCGAAGCTCAGGATTCTGCCATGCCACCCACATCCGAGCTTGCTGGTATTCAATCAGATCAGGAATCGGGCAAAGTATCTTTGGATCTTAAAGGCATGGATATAGTCGAAGTTATAAAGATGCTTGCCACCAAGGGAAACCTTAATGTTGTGCTTGGCACCGATGTGAAGGGGAAAGTGACCATATTTTTAAAAAGTGTCAATCTTATGGACGCGCTCGACATTATTCTTATCGCGAACAATCTGGCATATGACAGGCGTGGCGACATAATATACATAATGAGCCAGAGGGATTATGAAAGAATGTATGGCGAAAAATATGCCGAGAAGAAAGAGGCCATGATATTCCGGCTTAAATATGCCAAGGCTGCAGATATCGGTAAGGCATTGAACCAGATAAAGACAAAGGTAGGAAAAATTATCATCGATGAAGGGTCAAATACAATCGTTGCTATGGACAATCCCTCCGCAATCGTGCGGATGAATGAAACAATTCAGAGTATAGATACTCCAACCGTCACCAAGATATTTGAGCTTAGGTACGCCAAGGCCACGGATATGAAAGATAAGGTCGTAGAAAGCCTTACAAAAGGTATGGGTACTATTCAGATAGATGAGAGGACAAACAAGATAGCCATTACCGATCTTGAGAAAAAGCTCCAGGACATAGAGAAGATGATCGTAGCGTTCGATGATAAATCACAGCAGGTGCTTATCGAGGCTAAAATACTGCAGATTACGCTGAGCGACCAGCTGAAGCTTGGTGTCGACTGGACCAGCGTTATAAAACAGTTGCAGAAGGAGATAAATTTAAAAAGCGCATTTCAGCTGGCTGCCTTTAATGCATTCGGGCCTCCGGGCGCGGAAATGCTTATAGGAAGCTTGGGAGACTCCGGCGATGTAAACATAATGATACAGGTATTGAAGACTATAGGAGATACCAATCTTCTTTCAAGTCCGCGGATAACCGCCCTGAATAATCAGGAAGCAAAGATATTGATAGGCACTTCCCAGCCCTATGCGACAAATACGGTGACGCAGACTACGGGGACTGCCACAACAGGCACCAATATAAGTTTTCTTGATATTGGTGTGAAATTATACGTAACCCCCACGATAAATAAAGATGGTTTTATAACCATGAAGATAAGGCCTGAGGTAAGCTCAACAAACAGTAATTACACATATGGTACGCCCGCTACAACTATACCGGTAGTCCAGACTACTCAGGCTGAGACGAGTGTCAGTATCAAGGACGGTGCTACGATAATCATAGGGGGCTTAATAAAAGATCAGAGGACCGAAACGGTAAATAAAATCCCAATATTAGGCGATCTGCCGATTATTAAATATGCTTTCAGTAATACGGATGTCAAGGTGGAAAAACAGGAACTCGTTATATTTTTAACCCCTCATATAATAAGTGGTGAATCGGATTATATGGACCCGCCAAAAACACCGCCTATAGACGAAGGTAGATTTACTGTACCGGAAAAACCGGCTTTTGAAAGAAGGGATGAAGTTTCCATGAAGCCCGGCATGTTCAAAGGCGCAAAAAAATACCAAAGCGAAGAAGATTCCTCTATGGGTCCGGTAAAAAAATCCACTATGGAGACGGTAAGCATAGCGTCAACGTCACAGGAATATTATTATTCTGTCAAAAACAAAATAATAGAGCATATATCTTTACCTAAAGACGCAAAATATTCTCAGATCAAAGGCAAGGTCAAATTATCGTTTTTCCTGACGCCTGCGGGTAAAGTTACAAGGGGTCCGGATATACTTGAGTCGTCAAATCATGAATTGGACGATATAGCGCTTAGGGCCGTAAAGAGGGCCGGTTCATTTTCGGTCTTTCCGGAAGATATGGGTAGAGGAGAAAAACGTTTTGTTATGGATATAGCCTTTGAATAA
- a CDS encoding AAA family ATPase — MSYYEVLGLNKEPFSTSPDPVFFYRSSSHNAALQRLEILVRLKRGLGLILGDVGVGKTTMSRALLQNFANEQDYIFHIILDPSYKSEFQFLSSLAKMFGIKPNSRSTLDYREEIERYLFKKGVDEHKTVVLLIDEGQKLSTPFLEILRTVLNYETNEYKLLQLVIVAQMELLPRIKKIKNFYDRIGLKYIINALDEEETKKMIFFRLKQAGLEDPERLFTDGSLKLIFGYSQGYPRKTAMVCHDALEFLVMNGKGVVDESVVNEVIKKVSI; from the coding sequence ATGAGTTATTACGAAGTTCTCGGTTTAAATAAAGAACCTTTTTCTACCAGCCCTGATCCCGTATTTTTTTATCGTTCATCATCCCACAATGCCGCATTGCAGAGATTGGAGATACTAGTTCGTCTTAAAAGAGGCCTGGGCCTTATACTGGGAGATGTTGGCGTAGGAAAAACAACGATGTCCCGAGCGCTCTTACAGAATTTTGCCAATGAGCAGGATTATATATTTCACATAATCCTGGACCCTTCTTACAAATCAGAGTTCCAATTTTTATCGAGCCTCGCAAAGATGTTTGGTATAAAACCTAATTCGCGTTCCACGCTTGATTACAGAGAAGAGATCGAAAGGTATCTTTTTAAAAAAGGTGTGGATGAGCATAAGACCGTTGTTTTGTTGATAGATGAGGGACAAAAGTTGTCTACGCCGTTTCTTGAAATATTGAGGACGGTCTTAAACTATGAAACAAATGAATATAAGCTTTTGCAGCTGGTCATAGTAGCACAGATGGAACTCTTGCCCAGGATAAAAAAAATAAAGAATTTTTATGACAGAATAGGCTTGAAGTACATAATAAATGCCTTAGATGAAGAAGAGACGAAAAAGATGATATTCTTCAGGTTGAAGCAGGCGGGCCTCGAGGATCCAGAAAGATTATTCACCGACGGCTCTCTCAAATTAATATTCGGATATAGCCAGGGATATCCCAGAAAGACGGCTATGGTATGCCATGATGCGCTTGAATTTCTCGTGATGAATGGCAAGGGCGTGGTGGATGAATCGGTTGTTAATGAAGTTATAAAAAAGGTGTCTATTTAG
- a CDS encoding ATPase, T2SS/T4P/T4SS family gives MALQSDLIGQLLVMRGLINMESLERALLEQEKHKELLGETLIKLGLITSEQFYTALAGQLGVEYIKLKDVTIDPAVINEIPAKFACYYELMPIKVEGDMITVAMSNPLDIHTIDDIKLLLKKDIKTVLSGRVDILDAIKRYYGVGAETIEKMAPDADQEKLVSIQYQETQDLIESVEDASIIKFVNQVLLEAYRDRATDVHIEPYEDELMVRYRIDGVLHETKVPPAIKSFQSSIISRIKIMANLNIAERRLPQDGRISIKIGSDKIDLRVSILPTPYGESVMIRILSSNVLFGLENLGFLKPDLEIMEKMIKKPHGIIFVTGPTGSGKTTTLYASLSKINDRDKKIITIEDPIEYRLKGIMQMQIQPKIGFTFANALRSMLRHDPDVMMVGEVRDYETAEITIRVALTGHLVFSTIHTNDAAGGVTRLIDMGIEPFLVASAVECFVAQRLVRVICNSCKKELKPDKEILKELGINNPSLSKVKLYEGKGCESCRFTGYKGRTAIYEIMVMSEPMRELVLKRASSDQIKKKAVALGMRTLRQDGWEKIAVGITTPSEVIRVTQEGSSEE, from the coding sequence ATGGCGTTGCAGTCTGATCTGATAGGGCAACTTCTGGTAATGAGGGGTCTCATAAATATGGAGAGCCTGGAGAGGGCCCTTCTTGAACAGGAGAAGCACAAGGAGCTGTTAGGCGAGACATTGATAAAATTGGGGCTCATAACGAGCGAACAATTTTATACCGCATTGGCAGGACAACTGGGTGTAGAATATATAAAGTTGAAAGACGTGACAATAGACCCTGCCGTAATTAATGAAATACCCGCAAAGTTCGCGTGTTATTACGAGCTTATGCCAATAAAAGTAGAAGGCGATATGATAACTGTCGCAATGTCCAATCCGCTCGATATACATACTATAGACGACATAAAACTCCTGCTTAAAAAAGATATAAAGACGGTGCTTTCCGGTAGGGTTGATATCCTGGATGCTATAAAAAGGTATTATGGTGTGGGCGCTGAAACAATAGAGAAGATGGCGCCTGACGCGGATCAGGAAAAACTTGTAAGCATTCAATACCAGGAAACCCAGGATCTAATAGAATCCGTCGAAGACGCCTCAATAATAAAATTTGTGAATCAGGTGCTTTTAGAAGCTTACAGAGACAGGGCAACTGATGTTCATATAGAGCCTTATGAGGACGAGCTTATGGTAAGATACAGGATAGATGGCGTTCTTCATGAGACAAAGGTTCCCCCCGCAATAAAGAGTTTTCAGTCGTCCATCATTTCTCGTATAAAAATAATGGCAAATCTTAATATTGCGGAAAGAAGGTTACCCCAGGATGGCCGTATAAGCATAAAGATAGGCAGTGACAAGATAGACTTGAGAGTGTCTATACTTCCTACGCCATATGGTGAAAGTGTCATGATAAGGATACTCTCTTCCAACGTACTCTTCGGCCTTGAAAATCTCGGATTTTTAAAACCCGATCTGGAGATAATGGAAAAGATGATAAAGAAGCCTCACGGCATCATATTTGTCACCGGCCCGACAGGCAGCGGCAAGACAACGACCCTTTACGCCTCCTTAAGTAAAATAAACGACAGAGACAAGAAGATAATAACTATAGAGGATCCTATAGAATATCGCCTTAAAGGTATAATGCAGATGCAGATTCAACCCAAGATTGGCTTTACTTTTGCGAATGCTTTGAGGTCGATGCTCAGGCATGATCCCGATGTAATGATGGTGGGCGAGGTAAGAGACTATGAAACCGCGGAAATAACTATAAGGGTCGCGCTGACGGGGCATCTCGTGTTTTCTACCATACATACGAATGACGCGGCAGGCGGCGTTACAAGGCTTATTGATATGGGCATAGAGCCGTTTTTGGTGGCATCGGCAGTCGAATGTTTTGTCGCGCAACGTTTGGTTAGGGTTATATGCAATAGTTGCAAAAAAGAATTAAAACCTGATAAGGAAATACTGAAAGAACTCGGTATTAATAATCCAAGCTTATCGAAGGTAAAACTATACGAGGGGAAAGGCTGTGAATCATGCAGATTTACCGGATACAAGGGCAGGACAGCCATTTATGAAATAATGGTTATGAGCGAGCCTATGCGGGAGCTCGTTTTAAAAAGAGCTTCTTCGGATCAGATCAAGAAGAAGGCAGTCGCTTTAGGCATGAGGACGCTGCGTCAAGACGGATGGGAGAAGATAGCTGTGGGCATCACGACTCCGAGTGAGGTTATCAGAGTAACACAGGAAGGATCTTCGGAAGAATAG
- a CDS encoding type II secretion system protein N, producing the protein MQRDISPEEKLLSIIKGNHDKVPAEKGTGKPDAKDMGIKPVSPSGKIDDYVSIILKSSFFKNNIFDPGILKVFNRCMAIILVIAVLYFIGDIFFVRASGKANSIIAGFSSSVMPAQLAPKTAKIEARNYSYYSNKVAGKKIFGAGTYVAAEFQSGAQSAGEQSESNIGLVGIIPGARAQAIIEDRKAQKTYYLMKGQSVNDISVEDIDRDKVTIEYKGKRMSLFL; encoded by the coding sequence ATGCAGCGAGATATATCTCCGGAAGAAAAATTATTATCAATAATAAAGGGTAATCACGATAAGGTTCCCGCTGAAAAAGGCACAGGCAAGCCTGATGCAAAGGACATGGGGATCAAGCCCGTTAGCCCCAGTGGTAAGATAGATGATTATGTGTCGATTATTCTTAAGAGTAGTTTTTTTAAAAACAATATATTTGATCCTGGCATTCTGAAGGTATTTAACAGGTGCATGGCAATAATCCTGGTTATTGCTGTTCTATATTTTATCGGGGATATATTTTTTGTGCGCGCATCCGGCAAGGCCAATTCTATAATAGCGGGCTTTTCCAGCAGCGTGATGCCGGCGCAGCTCGCACCGAAAACCGCGAAGATTGAAGCAAGGAATTATTCTTATTATTCAAATAAAGTTGCCGGAAAGAAGATATTTGGGGCAGGCACTTATGTCGCTGCTGAATTTCAGTCAGGGGCCCAGTCAGCAGGTGAGCAGTCGGAAAGCAATATAGGGCTTGTTGGAATAATACCGGGGGCCAGGGCCCAGGCCATAATAGAAGATAGAAAAGCCCAGAAGACGTATTATCTTATGAAAGGGCAGTCAGTTAACGATATCAGCGTAGAAGATATAGATAGGGATAAAGTTACGATTGAGTATAAAGGGAAGAGAATGAGCCTTTTCCTGTAG
- a CDS encoding prepilin-type N-terminal cleavage/methylation domain-containing protein — MNRRKNIGFTFIELIIAVTIFSIIAVSIYSVFRSGVRLWYRVSPMIQDNQSLRLFFNTIASDLKNSVQYLKNGENFEGDRRKMSFMTLVEVSEQGFPSRMELAKVIYKLDSTAKSVRKGIATRLEGFAEDYAKFSDILNDIEDKDFAFEYCYKMGSSPIDYSYEWKSEWDDKDKESGRIPRGIKIKVRDNSKVVFIPTGTLGGEDAF; from the coding sequence ATGAACAGAAGAAAAAATATAGGTTTTACTTTCATAGAACTGATCATAGCGGTAACGATATTTTCCATAATAGCCGTGAGTATATATTCTGTCTTTAGGTCAGGAGTGAGGCTCTGGTACAGGGTAAGCCCGATGATACAGGATAACCAGTCTCTAAGGCTGTTTTTTAATACCATAGCATCCGACCTTAAGAATTCGGTCCAATATCTAAAAAATGGAGAAAATTTTGAAGGTGACCGCAGAAAAATGTCCTTTATGACGTTGGTTGAAGTGTCAGAACAGGGATTTCCTTCCCGTATGGAGTTGGCAAAAGTTATATATAAGCTTGATAGTACCGCGAAATCTGTAAGAAAAGGCATCGCTACCAGGTTGGAAGGTTTTGCAGAAGATTACGCCAAGTTTTCCGACATTTTAAATGATATCGAAGATAAAGATTTCGCGTTTGAGTATTGCTACAAAATGGGGTCCTCGCCTATTGACTACAGCTATGAGTGGAAAAGTGAATGGGACGACAAAGATAAAGAGAGCGGCAGGATCCCGCGCGGAATAAAGATAAAAGTTCGCGACAATAGCAAGGTCGTGTTTATCCCTACGGGCACACTCGGCGGCGAAGATGCGTTTTAA
- a CDS encoding type II secretion system protein, translating into MNSKKGFLLLEVIVSIAIITGALVFVTRIYTTAKYALQRSSVMFVSSLLLESKIFEFEEKCSIERDFKDGKEFTDDKDYRWSINSVGLENDPVLNQKLGLNLVTMEVLRNRDRQERKSYVTKYYLTTYLYDKK; encoded by the coding sequence TTGAATAGCAAAAAAGGATTCCTTCTTTTAGAAGTAATCGTAAGCATAGCTATAATTACCGGCGCTCTGGTGTTTGTGACGCGCATCTATACTACGGCAAAATACGCGCTGCAGAGGTCGTCTGTAATGTTCGTATCTTCTTTATTGTTAGAAAGTAAGATATTTGAATTTGAAGAAAAATGTAGCATAGAAAGAGACTTTAAGGACGGTAAAGAATTTACGGATGACAAAGACTATCGCTGGTCTATAAATAGCGTGGGCCTCGAAAACGATCCTGTCCTGAACCAGAAGCTGGGCCTTAATCTTGTGACTATGGAAGTGTTGAGGAATAGAGACCGCCAGGAACGGAAGTCTTATGTTACAAAGTATTATTTAACAACCTATCTCTACGATAAGAAATGA
- a CDS encoding MerR family transcriptional regulator: MEKKDIYLIKDLARLAGISIYTIKYYIKLGLIKEMGRSPETRFRYFDDLTVGDLKKIIAYKREKMSLSSILDILKEKKAR, encoded by the coding sequence ATGGAAAAGAAAGATATTTATCTAATAAAGGACCTCGCAAGGCTTGCAGGTATATCCATCTATACCATAAAATACTATATCAAATTAGGGCTTATAAAAGAGATGGGCAGGAGCCCGGAAACCCGCTTTAGGTATTTTGATGATTTGACAGTAGGAGATCTGAAGAAGATAATAGCCTACAAAAGAGAAAAAATGTCTTTAAGCAGTATCTTGGATATCTTAAAAGAAAAGAAGGCGAGATGA
- a CDS encoding type II secretion system protein GspK — protein sequence MRFNKKGTILITSLWILTILSILAIGIGFRVSIEVRLSKYNMDRLKGVHIAKSGIFKSQELLSRDNSPYDSIRQCGFVLPAECEVQDVFTEKLGDGTFIVSYDEEGRNYYGMMDEDRKININKASLAVLRNLLVNEEVALSIINWRSPGSGLDDNYYKSLTSPYECKHAEFCAIEELLLVKGVTPELFSAVKDYVTVYGEGKVNINTATRRVLLAFGLNETAVQGIIDYRNGIDNMAGTKDDLAFYSIPRQGEFQYLSNDDVARLENFTTVSNYFKVESKGMIDKSKISAKIACIIKRGDKKLVSYREY from the coding sequence ATGCGTTTTAATAAAAAAGGCACCATACTAATAACGAGCTTATGGATCCTGACGATACTATCCATTTTGGCCATAGGCATAGGGTTTCGCGTTTCTATTGAAGTACGGTTGAGTAAGTATAATATGGACAGGTTAAAAGGTGTACATATTGCAAAGTCCGGCATTTTCAAATCACAGGAGCTTTTATCCAGGGATAACAGTCCATATGATTCCATACGTCAATGCGGTTTTGTTCTGCCGGCAGAATGTGAAGTGCAGGATGTATTTACCGAAAAATTGGGTGACGGCACATTTATTGTAAGTTACGATGAAGAGGGAAGAAATTATTACGGGATGATGGACGAGGATAGGAAGATTAATATAAATAAAGCATCACTGGCTGTCTTGCGAAATCTCCTGGTGAATGAAGAAGTCGCGTTATCCATAATAAATTGGCGAAGTCCGGGCAGTGGTCTGGATGACAATTACTACAAATCACTCACTTCGCCCTATGAGTGTAAGCATGCCGAGTTTTGCGCAATAGAGGAGCTGTTGCTTGTAAAGGGCGTTACGCCTGAGTTATTTAGCGCGGTTAAAGATTATGTCACTGTGTATGGCGAGGGGAAGGTCAATATAAATACTGCAACCAGGCGGGTATTGCTCGCTTTCGGATTAAATGAAACAGCGGTTCAGGGCATAATAGATTACAGGAATGGCATAGATAATATGGCTGGCACGAAAGATGATTTAGCATTTTATAGCATACCCAGGCAGGGAGAATTTCAGTATCTTAGTAATGATGATGTGGCCCGGCTGGAAAACTTTACAACGGTATCAAATTATTTTAAAGTTGAGTCGAAAGGCATGATTGACAAGTCAAAGATAAGTGCTAAAATAGCCTGTATAATTAAAAGAGGAGATAAAAAATTAGTATCTTATCGGGAATATTAG
- the gspG gene encoding type II secretion system major pseudopilin GspG, which translates to MISNKKGFTLVELMLVVIIIGVLVAMVAPRLAGRSEQAKIAAARADINANLASALDLYEIDNGVYPEKLEDLTVKPASAPNWKGPYLKKKPIDPWGNPYVYKYPGTHGDYDLSSLGRSGTEGQEGAVNSWDEEKEK; encoded by the coding sequence ATGATATCTAACAAAAAAGGTTTTACGCTGGTTGAATTAATGCTCGTGGTTATAATAATAGGTGTTTTGGTCGCCATGGTGGCTCCAAGGCTCGCCGGAAGATCCGAACAGGCTAAGATAGCGGCGGCCCGCGCCGACATTAACGCAAATCTGGCATCAGCGCTTGATCTTTATGAAATCGATAACGGCGTTTATCCGGAAAAACTGGAAGATCTTACAGTTAAGCCGGCCAGCGCGCCCAATTGGAAAGGGCCATACCTGAAAAAGAAGCCCATAGATCCATGGGGCAATCCTTATGTCTATAAATATCCCGGCACGCACGGTGATTATGACTTAAGTTCTCTTGGAAGATCCGGCACGGAGGGCCAAGAAGGAGCGGTGAATAGCTGGGACGAAGAGAAGGAGAAATGA
- the pilM gene encoding pilus assembly protein PilM, translated as MSSSVSGKDPEAIAGQIKDMFQSMVSAREQVQLNIPRHLVTARFLKIPSISDEEIEKIMKLESIKHLPYTDESVIYGYRIVEKTADGYSKVLLSIAQAQAVNNFINILKMAGTENLKHLSLSSEALFLWYMQAMEGKEKETAMVVNLDRDHIDVDVIEKDKLVFTRGVAFDMKDSKAIDKMASEIKVSITSYQKESSNVIGRVILTGQKNECEVLKALLVKEVKVPVEIISQTENVPLGEDVEIGSENVSFAESFGLLLRPEDIKINLIPKEVHEETRFVLSKNNFITAIFLSLLLCAIIFGITVKKLHDKHIYLSVMNTELKKIEPDVVFAKKMAKDIKVIQEMMDRKPLAIDVISEVYAITPGGISLNIIDFESGKTLTVRGNAPALSEVLKYVTSIEGSPYFEGVKIKYANKRIVENREAVDFEIDAVLSKLK; from the coding sequence GTGAGCAGCTCTGTATCAGGAAAGGATCCTGAAGCGATAGCCGGCCAGATAAAAGACATGTTTCAATCGATGGTCTCCGCACGTGAACAGGTGCAGTTGAATATACCAAGGCATCTTGTTACCGCTAGATTTCTCAAAATACCCTCTATTAGCGATGAAGAAATAGAAAAGATAATGAAGCTTGAATCTATCAAGCACCTGCCTTACACAGATGAGAGTGTTATATACGGATACAGAATAGTAGAAAAGACCGCGGACGGTTATTCTAAAGTGCTGCTATCTATAGCGCAGGCCCAGGCCGTGAATAATTTTATAAACATTTTAAAAATGGCCGGTACAGAAAATTTAAAACATTTATCCTTGAGTTCAGAGGCGCTTTTTTTATGGTATATGCAGGCAATGGAAGGCAAGGAAAAAGAAACCGCTATGGTAGTCAATCTTGACCGGGACCATATAGACGTAGACGTTATAGAAAAAGACAAGTTAGTATTTACAAGAGGTGTTGCCTTTGATATGAAGGATTCTAAAGCAATTGACAAGATGGCGAGCGAGATAAAGGTGTCCATAACCAGTTATCAGAAAGAATCTTCTAACGTGATTGGAAGAGTTATATTAACGGGCCAGAAGAATGAATGCGAAGTATTAAAGGCCCTGCTTGTCAAAGAAGTAAAAGTGCCGGTTGAAATTATAAGTCAGACGGAAAATGTGCCTCTTGGCGAAGATGTGGAAATAGGAAGTGAAAATGTTTCTTTTGCGGAGTCATTCGGGCTATTACTGCGGCCGGAAGATATCAAGATAAACCTTATACCTAAGGAAGTTCACGAAGAAACGCGCTTTGTGTTGTCGAAGAATAATTTTATAACGGCTATCTTCCTTTCACTGCTTTTATGCGCGATCATTTTCGGTATTACTGTAAAGAAACTGCACGATAAGCATATTTATCTGTCGGTGATGAATACGGAATTAAAGAAGATTGAGCCAGATGTTGTTTTCGCGAAAAAAATGGCGAAGGACATAAAAGTTATACAGGAGATGATGGATAGAAAACCGCTGGCCATAGATGTAATTTCCGAAGTTTATGCTATAACGCCCGGGGGCATATCTTTAAATATAATCGATTTCGAGAGCGGTAAAACACTTACAGTCAGGGGCAATGCGCCGGCCTTGAGTGAAGTGCTGAAATATGTGACTTCTATAGAAGGTTCGCCCTATTTTGAAGGCGTTAAGATAAAATATGCCAATAAGCGAATAGTTGAAAACAGGGAAGCGGTTGATTTTGAAATAGACGCGGTATTGTCTAAATTAAAGTAG
- a CDS encoding type II secretion system F family protein: protein MPKFIYEAKTGPNDVIKGGLVAESKNAAVQKISQLGYFLLSLEEESGISNTSVNNRASFHGRINLKDITDFTRQLSDLLEAGINIAKALDILQSQTVNKRLKKVISDVKDFCVSGNPLSDALSRHPKVFPNLYVSMVRSGETGGMLEGILRRLSDFNEKQLEIQTKVKTALAYPILMAVVGFATVAVLITFVIPKMVVMFADFGQALPIPTQILLFISTVVRKYWLVLIGLCAAIVIIIRKMYRTSEGRRAIDRFKLDFPLTGQLIRKVEIARFARTLSTLLENGVPILEAMNITLETLSNTIIKEDIEKAYLSVREGASLASSLNLGKIMPASVINMIAVGEEGGHMEKSLLKIAQGYERESDEAIKIMMSLLEPVMILTLGGIVGFIVVAMLLPIFEMNFLVR, encoded by the coding sequence ATGCCCAAATTTATATACGAAGCTAAAACAGGCCCTAATGATGTAATAAAAGGGGGCTTGGTTGCCGAATCAAAAAATGCCGCAGTTCAAAAGATAAGCCAGCTCGGATATTTTCTGCTGTCACTGGAAGAGGAGTCGGGCATATCGAACACATCGGTGAATAACAGGGCTTCTTTCCACGGAAGAATAAATCTTAAAGATATAACTGATTTCACAAGACAATTGTCGGATCTATTGGAGGCGGGCATAAATATAGCAAAGGCCCTGGATATATTACAGTCACAGACCGTTAACAAGAGATTGAAGAAAGTCATATCAGATGTAAAGGATTTTTGCGTTAGTGGTAATCCTTTGTCCGATGCTTTATCCAGGCATCCGAAAGTATTTCCGAATCTATATGTAAGCATGGTCAGATCCGGGGAGACCGGCGGCATGCTCGAGGGTATATTAAGAAGGCTGTCGGATTTTAATGAAAAACAGCTTGAGATCCAAACAAAGGTGAAGACAGCCCTTGCTTATCCAATATTAATGGCCGTGGTAGGCTTTGCCACGGTAGCGGTGCTGATAACTTTTGTCATACCCAAGATGGTTGTTATGTTCGCCGATTTTGGGCAGGCACTGCCGATTCCGACCCAAATATTATTATTCATCAGCACCGTTGTTAGAAAATACTGGTTAGTGCTTATAGGGCTATGCGCCGCGATCGTAATTATAATTCGTAAAATGTACCGTACATCCGAAGGAAGGCGCGCGATAGACCGGTTTAAATTGGACTTTCCTTTGACCGGTCAGTTAATAAGAAAAGTGGAAATAGCAAGATTTGCAAGGACGCTCTCTACGCTCCTGGAAAACGGTGTGCCGATACTCGAGGCCATGAATATTACCCTGGAGACATTGAGTAACACTATTATAAAAGAAGATATAGAAAAGGCGTATCTTTCAGTTAGGGAGGGGGCAAGCCTTGCCAGTAGCCTTAACTTGGGTAAGATAATGCCTGCCTCCGTTATTAACATGATAGCTGTAGGTGAAGAAGGCGGCCATATGGAAAAGTCGCTTTTGAAGATAGCGCAGGGCTATGAGAGGGAATCCGATGAGGCGATAAAGATAATGATGTCTTTGTTGGAGCCAGTTATGATACTGACACTCGGCGGCATAGTCGGCTTTATCGTCGTAGCTATGCTTTTGCCGATATTTGAAATGAATTTTCTTGTAAGATAA